Within Lytechinus pictus isolate F3 Inbred chromosome 19, Lp3.0, whole genome shotgun sequence, the genomic segment tcatcatcatcatgaccaatatcatcaccatgattatcatcatcatgatcatcatgatcacatCGTCAACATCGTCTTCGTAataaccaccatcaccaccaccaccaacaccaccccAGCAACACCGCCAAaaccaacatcatcaccattcatCATTATCAAGATCACAATCCATTTTCATagttgtcgtcatcatcatcatcatcaatgtcatcatcaatattatcaatatcatcatcatcatgaccaatatcatcaccatgattatcatcatcatgatcatcatgatcacatCGTCAACATCGTCTTCGTAataaccaccatcaccaccaccaccaacaccaccccAGCAACACCGCCAAaaccaacatcatcaccattcatcattatcaagatcacaattcattttcattattattatattgataCTCACGATCATTGTCATGGACAATCTGAAAGTTTTTGACGGAGGCTTGCGTGACTCTGCCATGGAAATTCAGGACATAGGATTGCGTATCTGTCAAGGAAGAGAATCAAACAGAAGTGGTTAAACATAAATGACTCTAGCCACTATATGGTCTTCTTCTGGCACCATATATGTGATATATTCACTAACTCGTAGTAGTTATGGTGTGAAGATAATTTTTAATTGCTTCACTAATAGTACCCTGATCATTGCACTTTGGCCAGCAATCACACAGAGTATACATATTCTACACCCCAAAATGATCATTTAAACCATGCGTAATGGTACTATAAGATATAGTTTTTAAATTTACTATTAAATGTccttttatatacatgtaatggtaaataataatgtaaagcATTCTTACCATCATTCCAAACAGGGGTTTTGTTGTGCAGCTCGAGAAGATTTTCCATGTCTTTCCTCTTGAATCGTTCTAACATACTTTCACGTTCCTacgaaacaaacaaaataatagagaagttgaaaaaaatactaGTAACAATAGTATCTATTTCTTCTGGTTATACACGTACAAtccggtggattcacaatacggtgcgccatctatcggttgcagcgaaTAGGCCAAATTTCTAACTTTGGGGTCGACATCGCACGCAGGCGCAGGCAACGCAGTGTATTTCATCTCGTTTCATTGTATATCAATAATTTCTTataatcaagaaataaaattctTAAGGCTCTAtcacatcgttccgtgcaagctCTGTGGGTGAGTTGCGGGCAATCAACTGCAACCACCCacaacaaagttttgagcatgttcaaaacttttctgcgtGCAAATTAGACGTGCGTGCGCTTCTGCGGGTAACAGCATGTGAGAAACGTGCGAGATACTGTCAATGCGGGCGACCTGTGGGCAGCAAAAAATTACCTGCAAGTCACACGCAAGActtgcacggaacgatgtgacagaGCAATTAGTATCAAGAAATAACATTAGCTGATAAATCAGCTTGTCATATATATGACAGCATATGCTTATTCTAATGAGACAGCCCCTTCACAAATGATTTCTAATTAGTTACTTACATTCCTTGGTTTATGTTCTACTCTCATATGATCAAGGCTCATTCCTGGAATGATAACTGTCATCTTACGTGGTCCCTTACATAAAACCCTCCAACCCACCCTATCAGTACCTTTATCTAAGATATGATTTATAAATGAGATACTTACATTCCTTGGTTTATGTTCTACTCTCATATGATCAAGGCTCATTCCTGGAATGATAACTGTCATCTTACGTGGTCCCTTGAATCCTAGTACATTGGTATCCTGGTTTGaataatatgaaagaaaatccatattttattgtttgaaatagacatgaaatgaaatactccaaaaAATTGCTTGCCTAATTGATcttgggcccggcagccgctgtgcagcgccagatcgacaaggctctatccctttattcgttgaacgccaaacagggtagcagcaactcccatcttttcgacgtcttttggtctgacgtggccggggtttgaactctcGACTTCCCAGTTGTGAGACGCATGCTCTACAattgagccaacacaccggttaaaattatcaaaatataaacgACTATTCAAGTCAGAAACATGCTCATATTGtcaaaatgtctttttttacctaaaaaaagaaacacagctCAAGTTGATTTCCAATTCAAGAATGCTTTGAACAGAGTCATCTCAAGACCTAAAATACCTCATGTAGACTATGCATCCTTATCCAGGATGTGACATTTTGATATGGCCTGATATGTAGTCGAACAATATACACTCACTACAACAATGAATGATTTCCTTCTAGTCTACACAATACTTATACCATATTATTTGCCAACATTTTTCAATGGAGATCAAATGACCATTACAGTTTTACAACCAAAATTCACAATATATGATTATTTCTCGTAAAGGTAGACATGTATGCATCAGGACAATCCTAACTCACAAAGTCCTCTGGCAAATAAGAAGACCATGTGCCAGTGCCCCCCAGCTATAAGAAGTTACTTACATAGTAAACTACAGCTAGTTCATTGCGAATGTTACCACCATCTGGTAATGCGCCAGGTTTACCTGGGGCAAGGCCTCCGTCGAAGATTGTGAATTGTGTGCCCATGAAATTCGCCCTGTACATAAGAGGACAAGAAAGagaaatattcatgatttatCATTAACAGTTATTACTTCTTCAGTGTATCGTTTGTTGAATTTTTACAATACAAAACATACAAATCAGTTTGAATGACATACAAGAGGtacctttaaaatatttttaacatgcCCTAGGCTTAGCCGAGGGTGTTTGGACAGTTAGAAAGAATGAAGTGCGGGGATTTAAACTATAGCTCACAATTAAAtcatgtgcattatttgttttatggcATAGAGATGTGAGCCCTTAATTCAATATAAAACCATCTCTAGTCTAGTCACCATAGTTTACTAATAACTCATTACTGGTTATGAATAAGATTATGGATTATCTCAACAATTCTTAGTAATATATATGCCTGGGctgtttcattaagctgttcgtaagttgagAGTGActttaacaacgactggtgatcctttcttatggtaaatggtatacaccattaattattcattggtgattatttaccgcataagaaaggttcatcagtcattcttaaagtggctctcaacttacaaacagctttacgAAACACCCCCCCTTATGCGCATATACACAACCAATTATTTGATTAGAATCCAGTACGTCATTTTAACAAACTATAttgcttattattttatttgatattcaaatAACAGAGTACACAAGGAGAATATTAATTAAGTGAGACAAAtagtgggcgcgtcgtggtctagtggttctgactcccgcctttcaaacagaggatcgtgagttcaaatcctagccttgttttccttcagctagaaatttatccacactatgctgcactcgacccaggtgaggtaaatgggtaccggcaggaagtaatttctcaaaaagctgtgcgcaccagaatcggtagactagcttagccggggtaatataggagcgccttcagcacctagcaaggtggatacgtgcgctatacaaatcctatattattattattattattagttaatACCCCTAAGTACTGAGCAAAAACAAAAACCCTACCTTAGTTTACCAACAAAGTTTTCACCATCTCTAGAAAGGTCTGTGGGGTCTGTCGTCATGAGATAGTTTGACGTCTTACTCTTCTTTCGCCTTCTAGCCGCTAGCAGAAATTGCTGTAAAACATAATAGCTTTACAAATTATACTATGAATgtagaattaaaaataaaatactctGTAAAACTACACAGCGATGTTTACTCTTTGGATGCTAATAGGTCACAATAGcctagaatacatgtacatacttttttTCTAAGTTTTTCTTCATGAAAAGTGGCTTAGTTGGTAGAGTGGCAGTCTTGTATTCCAAGAGACTCAGGTTCTAAACTTACTCTGTGTCTTGTTCCCTTTCTTAAGGCATTTAATCTCAACTGTTTGGATGCTAATAGGTCACAATAGCCTAGTATACATATCTTCCAAGCTTTTCTCTGTGGGTGGAGCAATGGTCTTATATTCCCGGGGACTCGGGTTCTAAACTTATTACATGCCTAGTTCCATATGTTCAGGTATTTATCCACATCACCAagtccctcagagaggaccttaagcacTCTGTCCTGTGGTTACTTACTatcaagcattcatgctttcttagcagtcactGAACAAGTTTTACCACTCGATTTGATATGTAATACTGCAGAAATACTCCTTACAAAATTAGGAAACCATAGTATATAGCACATTGACTTTTTGTAGCAAAATACacagaaaatgtgaaaatgattatacagggttcccacagaaatttgaaaaaaaaaacagaattccatgacttttccattgCTGCTTCCATGACTTCCTGTGACGTGACTGACGTCCcgggagttatgtagaatttgggatgtcaaaaaaaaactgggaaaaatggaaatcataaCACCAGTTATAatgagagttgcgagacacaacaaactggaaagctgccataaccaagaggtaaatgcaattccatgacttttcacaattACATtgtgaaattacattgatccaataaccatatttgtgtaagttttataaAAAAGAGACATAATATAGAGATGATTTGTCTCAAATTAcggttttgtaaaaaaataaataaaaaatgtatatatatattattattatttttttttaaacaatattgtatttttaaaagaaaaaacgtactggttggctgCTCTGGTTATAGCCATCTGAAACCTACCTTTCTTCCATCCTCTCTCTCCATGTGTAAGTAGTACGTGGGATAAACGCTTCGATCTACGCCCTTCTTATCACGTGTGATCCGACACCTGACCGACTGTCCCTGGGGAGCCGGTGCCAGGACAAACCGATCAAGCTCTGGTCCATCAAGGACGCCCCCTACTGCTCCGGCAAGGTTATTGTTCCCGCTGTCTGGTCTCTGCTGTAGGGAcaaagaggatttttttttttgggggggggggggttatattcAGGTTAACTACACTTCAAAGAACAACTATTATCAATCA encodes:
- the LOC129283142 gene encoding tubby-related protein 3-like codes for the protein MPNVPYCRIDGPAATYTLNNSGSFTTVQVLTVEESSTDPEPMPKSKGATETERKLKAMGISGTVPFEDPDDGIPTSTLPEGIVAPANIGPAPPPYTSLQTSGYEAPVQTLTTTGYTAGGGGNFTTPTQPVQEKKQRPDSGNNNLAGAVGGVLDGPELDRFVLAPAPQGQSVRCRITRDKKGVDRSVYPTYYLHMEREDGRKQFLLAARRRKKSKTSNYLMTTDPTDLSRDGENFVGKLRANFMGTQFTIFDGGLAPGKPGALPDGGNIRNELAVVYYDTNVLGFKGPRKMTVIIPGMSLDHMRVEHKPRNVSISFINHILDKGTDRVGWRVLCKGPRKMTVIIPGMSLDHMRVEHKPRNERESMLERFKRKDMENLLELHNKTPVWNDDTQSYVLNFHGRVTQASVKNFQIVHDNDLDYIIMQFGRVGEEVFTMDYSYPLCAVQAFGITLSSFDHKLACE